One Alkaliphilus sp. B6464 genomic window carries:
- the aroB gene encoding 3-dehydroquinate synthase, translating into MLCTQINIGREPYPLYMAKDLIVKLDSLLSSYIKNRFVFMLTDENVFNHYGKTIIDVLKNNGAKFDHFIIPSGEESKSIDNYRKIIDKLTDEKYNRNSVLIAVGGGVIGDLGGFVASTYMRGIDMIHIPTTLLAQVDSSIGGKTGINYEGFKNLLGTFYHPKAVVVDTNTLNTLPNREFIAAFGEVIKYGMLGDYNLLVDLDKNYVKYLNRDIDLDKIILKCIKMKEQIVIKDEMDLGLRQTLNLGHTFAHGIESSTSFNKFFHGEAVALGLLLAANLSFFLRLITADYYKFIKKIIYKYYSNLFEYKFNGEEILKSMAMDKKNKDNYITFVLPTDKEQVKVFNNIPMEIIRKAIAEVNYGFSCK; encoded by the coding sequence ATGCTATGTACACAAATAAATATAGGTAGAGAACCCTATCCTCTATATATGGCTAAGGATTTAATAGTGAAGCTTGATTCATTATTAAGTTCCTATATTAAAAACAGGTTTGTATTTATGCTTACAGATGAAAATGTATTTAATCATTATGGCAAAACAATAATAGATGTATTAAAGAACAATGGAGCTAAGTTTGATCACTTTATAATTCCATCTGGAGAGGAAAGTAAATCTATTGATAACTATAGAAAAATTATAGATAAGCTAACTGATGAAAAATATAATAGAAACTCAGTACTTATTGCTGTAGGCGGAGGAGTAATTGGTGATTTAGGTGGTTTCGTGGCATCTACATATATGAGAGGAATAGATATGATTCACATACCTACCACTCTTTTAGCACAGGTAGATAGTAGTATTGGAGGGAAAACTGGTATAAACTACGAAGGCTTCAAAAATCTGTTAGGCACATTTTATCATCCAAAAGCTGTAGTTGTAGATACTAATACTTTAAATACATTACCTAATAGGGAATTTATAGCTGCATTTGGAGAAGTTATAAAATATGGAATGCTAGGGGACTACAACCTATTAGTTGATTTAGATAAAAACTATGTGAAGTACTTAAATAGAGATATAGATTTAGATAAAATAATTTTAAAATGTATTAAAATGAAGGAGCAAATTGTAATAAAGGATGAAATGGACCTTGGACTTAGGCAAACGTTAAATTTGGGACATACATTTGCTCATGGGATAGAATCATCCACTAGCTTCAATAAGTTTTTTCATGGCGAGGCTGTAGCATTAGGGTTATTACTTGCTGCTAATCTATCTTTTTTTCTTAGGTTAATTACAGCAGATTATTATAAGTTTATAAAAAAGATAATATATAAATACTATTCTAATCTATTTGAATATAAATTTAATGGTGAAGAAATATTAAAGTCTATGGCTATGGATAAAAAGAATAAGGATAATTATATTACATTTGTACTACCTACAGACAAAGAACAAGTAAAGGTATTTAATAACATACCTATGGAAATTATCAGAAAAGCCATTGCGGAGGTTAATTATGGATTTAGTTGTAAGTAA
- a CDS encoding GAF domain-containing SpoIIE family protein phosphatase, whose amino-acid sequence MQYADSRIRALVEISTMVTSTDNFFDIKDDIIEKMLDVIVPAKACVNLFIRDYKYAHLVCSSTLDFIPNFFKRNEKKEHHIAFDSYPIYIHEAIREKKIVWIKDIFKDERAKSERFLAQNEGYKSRAVFPLISSNEVIGFMTCFFIEESAQYTDEDIDFIASVASLIGLSIEITRKKRDSDFMIKKLRGSLNFINKATDELYKNLNLDSFLKPLSKQICNVTFSESAIIVMKGFDKGIYHESTYGKNKDLKVLAENLHIKLKDKQYKIINGKYFNEGNIPSFIKNESIRTILYHNLVIDDIVIGYIAVANASRYSEDDLKILNIFATQIIFAIERYKNASKLIEHKMMEKELELVQEKQRLIMPNNNITLPNKTKVSYYFYPTANLGGDFCDIFFMNDHFLCIFIADVMGHSILANYFSAMIKGALKSCIDDKKTAAEILTIINHNLCEDFNSLDIYATARLAIIDLKTHRTNIANGGHHFPIGIKKEGTTIIAEEIVFNRGLPLGIFCDTKYEDDYYNVSDYELICVFTDGIIEAYGVDGEMFGIDRLKKILIDNYSKSNDEINDKIREELFIHTNQEQPKDDIMLIIMNNK is encoded by the coding sequence ATTAGTAGAAATTTCTACAATGGTAACTTCAACAGATAATTTCTTTGACATAAAAGATGATATTATAGAAAAAATGCTAGATGTAATAGTTCCTGCTAAAGCTTGTGTTAATTTATTTATTCGTGATTATAAATATGCTCATTTAGTTTGTTCTTCGACTTTAGATTTTATTCCGAATTTTTTTAAGAGGAATGAAAAAAAGGAGCATCACATAGCTTTTGACAGCTATCCTATCTATATACATGAGGCAATTAGAGAGAAAAAAATAGTATGGATAAAGGATATTTTTAAGGACGAGCGCGCTAAAAGTGAACGATTTCTGGCGCAAAATGAAGGTTATAAATCTAGGGCAGTTTTTCCGCTTATATCTAGTAATGAGGTTATTGGGTTCATGACTTGCTTCTTTATTGAAGAAAGCGCACAATATACAGATGAAGATATAGATTTTATTGCATCAGTAGCTTCTTTAATAGGATTATCTATTGAAATAACAAGAAAAAAAAGAGATTCAGATTTTATGATCAAAAAGTTAAGAGGATCACTGAATTTTATTAATAAGGCTACGGATGAGTTGTATAAAAACTTAAATTTAGATAGTTTCTTAAAGCCTTTGAGCAAACAAATATGCAACGTAACTTTTAGCGAATCTGCTATTATAGTTATGAAGGGCTTTGATAAAGGAATTTACCATGAAAGTACATATGGAAAAAATAAGGATTTAAAAGTATTGGCAGAAAATCTTCATATAAAGCTCAAAGATAAACAATATAAGATAATTAATGGAAAATATTTTAATGAAGGCAATATACCCTCATTTATTAAAAATGAAAGTATAAGAACTATACTTTATCACAATTTAGTTATTGATGATATTGTGATTGGATATATAGCAGTTGCTAATGCATCAAGATATAGTGAAGATGATTTGAAGATATTAAATATATTTGCTACACAAATTATATTTGCTATAGAGAGATACAAAAATGCATCTAAACTAATTGAGCATAAAATGATGGAAAAGGAATTAGAACTTGTTCAGGAAAAACAAAGATTAATTATGCCTAACAATAACATTACACTACCAAATAAGACTAAAGTATCTTACTATTTTTATCCTACGGCTAACTTAGGTGGGGACTTTTGTGATATATTTTTTATGAATGATCACTTCTTGTGTATTTTCATTGCAGATGTTATGGGACATAGTATTTTAGCTAATTATTTCTCTGCTATGATTAAAGGTGCTCTAAAGTCCTGTATAGATGATAAAAAAACCGCCGCGGAAATTTTAACTATAATTAATCATAATCTATGTGAGGACTTTAATTCTTTAGATATATATGCCACAGCTAGACTTGCTATTATTGATTTAAAGACTCATAGGACAAATATAGCAAATGGAGGACACCATTTCCCTATAGGTATAAAAAAAGAAGGTACTACTATTATAGCTGAAGAAATTGTGTTTAACAGAGGGTTACCTTTAGGAATCTTCTGTGATACAAAATACGAAGATGATTACTATAATGTATCCGATTATGAATTAATTTGTGTTTTTACGGACGGTATTATCGAGGCCTATGGAGTTGATGGAGAAATGTTTGGCATAGATAGACTTAAAAAAATATTAATAGATAATTATAGCAAGAGCAATGATGAGATTAATGATAAAATTAGAGAAGAATTATTTATACATACTAATCAGGAACAACCAAAAGATGATATAATGCTAATTATTATGAATAATAAATAG
- the aroC gene encoding chorismate synthase, with protein MKNMLRYLSAGESHGKGLVAIIEGLPSNIPIDINIINEDLRRRQQGYGRGNRMKIEKDRVEIITGVRDGKTLGSPLTIMIENIDYKNWTNIMGLEKLEGEQNHIKEPRPGHGDLVGALKYNHMDIRNVIERASARETAIRTAVGSIAKQFLSIFNIEILGHVISIGQVNYRFCQKDIFNYKNRIDESPVRCIDTNVEVEMIQEIEMAKQTGDSLGGSFEVVIRNVPVGLGSYAHFDRKLDGILAQGIMGLQGIKAVEIGDGIDGSSKAGSRFHDEIGYSEVQGYYRNTNRAGGIEAGVSNGEDIIIRGYMKPIPTLTKPLKTVNMLTKKEKEAIVERSDNCAVPAASVVAEGICAFIIAMEMVEKFGGDSIEEMLSNYKRYIDYLRSR; from the coding sequence ATGAAGAATATGCTTCGTTATTTATCTGCTGGAGAGTCTCATGGAAAAGGATTAGTAGCAATTATAGAAGGTTTACCTTCAAACATACCTATTGATATAAATATTATAAATGAAGATTTAAGAAGAAGACAGCAGGGATATGGTAGGGGCAATAGAATGAAAATAGAAAAGGATAGAGTAGAGATAATTACTGGAGTAAGAGACGGTAAAACCCTAGGTAGCCCTTTAACTATTATGATTGAAAATATTGACTATAAAAACTGGACAAATATTATGGGACTTGAAAAGCTAGAAGGGGAACAAAATCATATTAAAGAACCTCGTCCAGGTCATGGAGATTTAGTAGGAGCATTGAAGTACAATCACATGGATATCCGAAATGTAATAGAAAGGGCTAGTGCTAGAGAAACTGCTATTCGTACAGCGGTTGGTAGTATAGCCAAGCAATTTTTATCTATATTTAATATAGAAATATTAGGTCATGTAATATCAATTGGACAAGTTAACTATAGATTTTGCCAAAAAGACATATTTAATTATAAAAATAGAATAGATGAATCTCCAGTAAGATGTATTGATACTAATGTGGAAGTAGAAATGATACAAGAAATAGAGATGGCCAAACAAACTGGGGACTCCTTAGGTGGATCATTTGAAGTAGTAATTAGAAATGTTCCAGTCGGGCTAGGGAGCTATGCTCATTTTGATAGAAAATTGGACGGAATATTAGCCCAAGGTATTATGGGATTGCAAGGAATTAAGGCTGTAGAGATCGGGGATGGAATAGATGGGTCTAGTAAAGCAGGATCTCGGTTCCATGATGAAATTGGGTATTCTGAAGTACAAGGATATTATCGTAATACTAACAGAGCAGGCGGAATTGAAGCAGGTGTAAGTAATGGGGAGGATATTATTATAAGGGGATATATGAAACCTATACCTACACTTACTAAGCCACTAAAAACAGTAAATATGTTAACTAAGAAAGAAAAAGAAGCTATAGTAGAAAGAAGTGATAATTGTGCAGTACCAGCAGCGTCTGTTGTAGCAGAAGGAATATGTGCCTTTATTATAGCAATGGAAATGGTGGAAAAGTTTGGGGGAGATAGTATAGAGGAGATGCTATCAAACTATAAAAGATATATAGACTATTTAAGGAGTAGATAA